One window of the Aquila chrysaetos chrysaetos chromosome 8, bAquChr1.4, whole genome shotgun sequence genome contains the following:
- the PNPT1 gene encoding polyribonucleotide nucleotidyltransferase 1, mitochondrial → MAAATTSCRRVALGGLAVGVGAAARWRRRRLLLPDGCVLRLAPARGAAAAEPGPCRTVTVEVGGRKMELSSGKLARFADGSAVVQLGDTAVMVTAVSKTKPSASQFMPLVVDYRQKAAAAGRIPTNYLRRELGSTDKEILTSRVIDRSIRPLFPVGYFYDTQILCNLLAVDGVNDPDVLAINGASAALALSDIPWNGPIGAVRVGLVDGETIINPTRKQMSSSALNLVIAGAPQNQVVMLEASAENILQQDFCHAIKVGVKHTQQIIQGIQQLVKEQGVVKRTVQKLFVAPEEIVEYAKKLAFNKIYAVFTDSSHDKISRDEAINKIRLETEEQLKEKFPEAEPYEIIESFNMVSKDIFRNLVLNEYRRCDGRDLTSLRDIKCEVNMFKMLHGSALFQRGQTQVLCTVTFDSLESSVKSDLISTAVSGIKDKNFMLHYEFPPYATNEIGKVTGMNRRELGHGALAERALKPIIPQDFPFTIRVTSEVLESNGSSSMASACGGSLALMDAGVPVSSAVAGVAIGLITKCSLEKGDIEDYRLLTDILGIEDYYGDMDFKMAGTNKGITALQADLKLPGIPVKIVMEAIQQATAAKREILQIMNQTLAKPRPNRKESGPVVETVHVPLSKRLRFVGPGAYNLKKLQAQTGVTVSQLDEETYSVFAPTPSAMHEAREFIREICKDDQEVNLEFGAVYTATITEIRDSGVMVKLYPNMIPVLLHNSQLDQRKIKHPSALGLEVGQEIQVKYFGRDPTDGRMRLSRKILQSPATTVLKTLTDKNSIVLGGTVPQSSTSSQ, encoded by the exons ATGGCCGCCGCCACCACGAGCTGTCGCCGCGTCGCGCTCGGCGGTTTGGCCGTCGGCGTCGGGGCCGCGGCgcgatggcggcggcggcggctgctgctaCCGGACGGCTGCGTGCTGCGGCTGGCGCCCGcccgcggggccgcggcggcggagcccgggCCCTGCCGGACGGTGACggtggaggtggggggcag GAAGATGGAACTGTCTTCTGGAAAACTTGCTAGGTTTGCTGATGGATCTGCTGTtgttcag CTAGGTGACACAGCAGTAATGGTCACAGCAGTCAGTAAAACTAAGCCTTCTGCATCTCAGTTTATGCCATTAGTG GTTGACTACCGtcagaaagctgctgcagcaggaagaaTTCCTACAAACTATCTAAGAAGAGAACTTGGTTCCACTGATAAAGAAATTCTTACGAGCAGAGTAATAG atcGGTCAATCAGACCACTCTTTCCAGTAGGCTACTTTTATGATACACAG ATCCTTTGTAATCTTTTAGCAGTAGATGGCGTCAATGATCCTGATGTTCTGGCAATTAATGGAG CTTCTGCAGCACTTGCATTATCTGATATCCCTTGGAATGGTCCTATTg GTGCAGTAAGGGTAGGACTGGTTGATGGAGAAACCATTATCAATCCAACTCGAAAACAGATGTCTTCTAGTGCTTTAAATTTAGTTATTGCTGGAGCTCCACAAAATCAAGTTG TTATGTTGGAAGCAAGTGCTGAGAATATATTGCAACAAGACTTCTGTCATGCCATCAAAGTAGGGGTGAAGCATACCCAGCAAATAATTCAGGGAATTCAACAACTAGTAAAAGAACAAGGTGTTGTCAAGAGAACTGTTCAGAAGTTATTTGTTGCTCCTGAAGAGATTGTGGAATACGCAAAGAA actCGCTTTTAACAAGATCTATGCAGTGTTCACAGATTCCAGCCATGATAAA ATTTCTAGAGATGAAGCAATTAACAAGATAAGGCTTGAAACAGAAGAACAGCTGAAAg aaaaatttcCAGAGGCTGAGCCTTATGAAATCATAGAATCTTTCAATATGGTTTCAAAGgatatttttagaaatcttgTTCTGAATGAGTATAGAAG GTGTGATGGGAGAGATTTGACTTCCCTCAGAGATATTAAATGTGAAGTGAACATGTTTAAAATGCTTCATGGATCAGCGTTATTTCAGAGAGGTCAAACACAG gttCTCTGTACAGTTACGTTTGACTCTCTAGAATCAAGTGTAAAATCAGACCTTATCTCAACAGCAGTGAG tggaataaaagataaaaacttCATGCTGCATTATGAG TTTCCTCCTTATGCAACTAATGAGATTGGCAAAGTTACTGGTATGAACAGAAGAGAACTTGGACATG gtgCACTGGCAGAAAGAGCTCTGAAACCAATTATTCCCCAGGATTTCCCATTCACAATACGAGTTACTTCTGAAGTCTTAGAGTCAAATG GGTCGTCTTCAATGGCTTCTGCATGTGGTGGAAGTTTGGCATTAATGGATGCAG GAGTTCCAGTATCAAGTGCAGTGGCAGGTGTAGCAATAGGTCTCATTACCAAATGCAGTCTGGAAAAAGGAGATATTGAGGACTATCGCTTGCTGACAGACATCCTG GGAATTGAAGATTACTATGGTGATATGGATTTCAAGATGGCAGGTACTAATAAAGGAATAACTGCCTTGCAG GCTGATCTAAAACTGCCAGGAATACCAGTAAAAATTGTAATGGAAGCTATTCAGCAAGCTACAG CTGCAAAGAGGGAGATTTTACAAATTATGAACCAAACGCTGGCAAAACCCAGAcctaacagaaaagaaagtggaCCGGTTGTAG AAACTGTCCATGTTCCATTATCAAAAAGGTTAAGATTTGTTGGTCCTGGGGCCTATAATCTGAAAAAACTTCAAGCACAGACTG GTGTAACTGTAAGTCAGCTGGATGAAGAGACTTATTCTGTGTTTGCCCCCACACCTAGTGCTATGCATGAAGCAAGAGAATTTATCCGTGAAATCTGCAAAGATGAT CAGGAAGTTAATTTGGAATTTGGTGCAGTTTATACAGCCACGATAACTGAAAtaag AGATTCTGGAGTGATGGTAAAATTGTATCCAAACATGATACCAGTGTTACTTCATAATTCACAACTTGATCAAAGAAAG ATTAAACATCCTAGTGCCTTGGGATTAGAAGTTGGACAAGaaattcag gTTAAATACTTTGGACGTGATCCAACTGATGGTAGAATGAGGCTTTCACGTAAAATTCTACAGTCACCAGCCACAACTGTGCTTAAAACCCTAACTGACAAAAACAGTATTGTCCTGGGAGGTACTGTTCCCCAGTCCTCTACTTCATCCCAGTGA